One Carassius carassius chromosome 20, fCarCar2.1, whole genome shotgun sequence DNA segment encodes these proteins:
- the LOC132096162 gene encoding deubiquitinating protein VCPIP1-like, producing the protein MSLIPGSKQKDRRILCGMCPDPQCQAKLFFPAHTSMSIECTECGQRHEQKNLANVEEVTDPDVVLHNLLRNALLGVSGPPKKGSELVKVMGLSNYHCKLLSPILTRYGMDKQTGTAKLLKEMNQGEIFDCSLLGDRAFLIEQEHVSTVGYGRDRSGSLIYLHDTLEEIKKANLNRECLIPVHVDGDGHCLVHAVSRALVGRELFWHALRENLKLNFKQNLDRYKALFQDFIDAAEWEDIINECDPLFVPPEGVPLGLRNIHIFGLANVLHRPIILLDSLSGMRSSGDYSATFLPGLVPEEQCRGKDGTLNKPICIAWSSSGRNHYLPLVGIKGLPLPRLPAALLPKAWGVPQELIRKYVRLDSNGSCVIGGERSLQDKYLLRLVGVMEDVFMDKHSIHPALVADVHQYIYRRTGVIGVHPEEVTEAAKKSVQEGRLHRCLVCNALSELHVPAEWLIPGGKLYNLAKSTHGTLRADKNYSFPLNSLVCSYNPEKDVLVPDYKLGSLTACTWCHGTSVRRARGDGSVVYLDGDRTNTHSQGGKCGCGFKHFWEGKEYDNLPEAFPITLEWGGRVVRETVYWFQYETDPTLNSNVYDVTMRLVTKHFPGEFGSEILVQKVVNTILHHTAKRSQDEYNPVAIEGAHVQDRRDGSESATHPPTKIILTGQKGKTLHKEELVMSKTERVLQHSISEQAALSQRRSTDRLRQQDPRPPSPSSSSSSAPPTPTKVPPPSGEKKIRVTTSDGRQAMLTLQPHTTYGELQNSIVQVFNLLPGQLCIRHGFPPKELPPPHPEDQDQPVALQHGDRISVEALKESSPDTHMTQTHSHTPQTHAHSDPRLGRTSSRELQDNIDLEMSSLCLLAALMGEDVWSYAKKLPHLFQQGGVFYNIVKKDMGLLDGKHCTLPHLSGKTFVFSAAEERLELCVDTAGHFPVGPDVEELVQEALSQLRSDAASHSREGSPAHGLRLGAGGAVRKKEQTVMAFQGKGHSLGSAPPEHPPIRRQHSSGVDLSNSARGEEITLSGEELVRVAPGMLTLREGRGLGLEPAVIEAQRQRLQEMVSNIQASMDKHLRQHAVARHDVKEEEAPDKQEDMESHGAEQPSTFEPMDQS; encoded by the exons ATGTCGTTGATTCCGGGCTCAAAGCAGAAGGACAGGCGCATTTTATGCGGGATGTGCCCGGACCCGCAGTGCCAGGCGAAGCTCTTCTTCCCCGCACACACCTCCATGAGCATCGAGTGCACTGAATGCGGCCAGAGACACGAGCAGAAGAACCTCGCGAATGTGGAGGAAGTGACTGACCCAGATGTAGTGCTTCATAATTTGCTGAGAAATGCTTTGCTGGGTGTGTCAGGCCCTCCTAAAAAGGGCTCCGAGCTGGTGAAAGTGATGGGACTTTCAAACTATCACTGCAAGCTGCTGTCTCCCATCCTCACCCGCTATGGCATGGACAAACAGACAGGCACTGCCAAACTCTTGAAGGAAATGAACCAGGGAGAGATCTTCGACTGCTCGCTTCTTGGGGACCGTGCGTTTCTCATCGAGCAAGAGCATGTGTCCACTGTTGGGTATGGACGGGACAGGTCAGGGAGCTTGATCTACCTGCATGACACTTTGGAGGAAATCAAGAAAGCAAACTTGAACAGAGAGTGTCTTATTCCTGTGCATGTGGATGGAGACGGACACTGCTTGGTGCACGCCGTGTCCAGAGCACTAGTTGGACGTGAGCTCTTCTGGCATGCCCTTCGAGAAAACCTAAAACTCAATTTCAAGCAGAACCTCGACCGCTACAAAGCCCTTTTCCAGGACTTTATAGATGCTGCAGAATGGGAAGATATCATTAATGAGTGTGACCCATTGTTTGTCCCTCCAGAAGGCGTTCCCCTGGGGCTTAGGAACATTCACATATTCGGCCTGGCGAATGTACTGCACAGACCCATAATCCTGTTGGACTCCCTGAGTGGCATGCGCAGCTCGGGCGATTACTCCGCCACTTTCCTGCCAGGCCTGGTTCCAGAGGAGCAGTGCCGAGGAAAAGATGGCACTCTGAACAAGCCCATCTGCATCGCCTGGAGTAGCTCTGGCAGAAATCACTATCTACCCCTCGTGGGCATCAAGGGCTTGCCATTACCCCGTCTACCAGCTGCATTGCTCCCGAAAGCTTGGGGTGTTCCTCAAGAGCTGATTCGCAAATACGTGAGATTGGACTCCAACGGAAGCTGTGTGATCGGCGGCGAACGGAGCCTGCAGGATAAGTACCTGCTGCGGCTCGTAGGCGTGATGGAGGATGTCTTCATGGACAAGCACAGCATCCACCCCGCTCTAGTCGCAGATGTCCACCAGTATATATACCGACGCACTGGAGTGATCGGCGTGCATCCGGAGGAGGTGACAGAAGCGGCTAAGAAATCTGTTCAGGAGGGTCGTCTCCATCGCTGTCTTGTCTGCAATGCTCTTTCAGAGCTCCACGTCCCAGCAGAGTGGCTCATACCGGGAGGGAAACTCTACAACTTGGCCAAGTCGACTCATGGGACTCTGCGGGCGGACAAGAACTACAGCTTTCCTTTAAATAGTTTGGTTTGTTCCTATAACCCAGAAAAAGATGTGCTGGTGCCTGACTACAAGCTTGGCTCACTCACGGCTTGCACCTGGTGTCACGGTACTTCAGTGCGACGCGCTCGTGGCGACGGCTCTGTCGTCTATTTGGACGGAGACCGTACCAACACTCACTCACAGGGTGGGAAGTGTGGCTGCGGGTTTAAACACTTCTGGGAGGGGAAGGAATACGATAATCTTCCCGAAGCTTTCCCTATCACTCTGGAGTGGGGCGGCCGTGTGGTGCGAGAGACCGTTTATTGGTTCCAGTACGAAACAGATCCGACTCTCAACAGCAATGTTTATGACGTGACGATGCGACTTGTCACGAAGCACTTTCCTGGAGAGTTCGGAAGTGAGATTCTAGTCCAAAAAGTGGTGAACACCATCTTGCATCACACTGCCAAGAGGAGCCAAGATGAATACAATCCAGTTGCCATCGAAGGTGCTCATGTTCAGGACAGGAGAGATGGGAGTGAATCAGCCACTCACCCTCCTACTAAAATCATCCTGACGGGACAGAAAGGCAAAACCCTGCATAAAGAAGAGCTGGTGATGAGTAAAACCGAGAGGGTCTTGCAACATAGCATCAGCGAGCAGGCGGCCTTGTCCCAGCGGCGTAGCACAGACCGCTTGCGCCAGCAGGATCCACGCCCACCATCTCCTTCCTCGTCATCATCCTCTGCTCCTCCAACACCCACCAAAGTGCCACCCCCCAGTGGAGAGAAGAAGATACGTGTAACGACCAGCGATGGGCGGCAGGCCATGCTTACACTGCAACCGCATACCACCTATGGTGAGCTCCAAAACTCCATCGTCCAGGTCTTCAACTTGTTGCCCGGACAGCTGTGCATCCGACATGGCTTCCCACCCAAAGAGCTGCCCCCACCGCATCCTGAGGACCAGGACCAGCCCGTGGCACTTCAGCATGGCGACCGCATATCTGTGGAAGCACTAAAAGAAAGCTCCCCCGATACTCACATGACCCAGACGCACTCTCACACACCTCAAACGCATGCTCACTCTGACCCACGACTCGGCCGCACCAGTAGCAGGGAACTTCAGGACAACATTGATCTTGAGATGTCATCACTTTGTCTCCTGGCAGCACTTATGG GTGAAGATGTCTGGTCATATGCCAAGAAACTGCCTCACCTGTTCCAACAAGGAGGAGTCTTCTACAATATTGTGAAGAAAGACATGG GTCTGTTAGATGGGAAGCACTGCACACTGCCCCATTTGTCGGGTAAGACGTTTGTGTTCAGTGCTGCAGAGGAGCGTTTGGAGCTGTGTGTGGACACAGCCGGTCATTTTCCAGTGGGCCCTGATGTGGAGGAGCTCGTCCAGGAGGCCCTTTCCCAACTCCGCTCAGACGCAGCCTCCCATAGCCGCGAGGGAAGCCCCGCCCACGGCCTGCGATTGGGCGCTGGCGGTGCAGTGCGCAAGAAAGAGCAGACTGTCATGGCCTTCCAGGGCAAAGGTCACTCACTGGGTTCCGCCCCTCCCGAACACCCACCAATCAGGCGGCAGCACAGCAGTGGCGTGGATCTCAGCAACAGCGCTCGCGGTGAAGAGATAACATTGTCAGGGGAGGAGTTGGTGCGCGTGGCCCCGGGCATGCTCACTTTACGTGAGGGCCGTGGTTTGGGGCTGGAGCCTGCCGTTATCGAGGCCCAGCGGCAGCGTCTGCAGGAGATGGTCTCAAACATACAGGCGTCTATGGACAAACACTTGCGCCAGCACGCTGTAGCAAGGCATGATGTGAAGGAAGAAGAGGCTCCTGACAAACAAGAGGATATGGAAAGTCACGGTGCCGAGCAACCCAGCACCTTTGAACCCATGGACCAATCTTGA